The nucleotide sequence GCTGGAGCACCACCGGAAACCCCGCCGCCACCAGTGACCGCAGCAGTTCGGCGTCCCCGGCGTAGCGGATGACGCTCTGCAGCCCCACGCGGCCCAGGTAGCTGGCCAGCTCAAGACTCGTGACCTGCGGATCACCCGGGTAATCCTTCATCACGGCGGCCGCCTGCGCCTGCGTGACCGAGGCGCCGTAATACCCCAGCAGGGTCATGGCGGTCACCGGCGCGCAGTTGTTCAGCGCCTGAAAGTCATGCCGGATGTTCTTCAAGGTCACGCTCGCGGGCTGGGCGCTGGCCACGCTCCAGCTCCACCCCGCCCCCAGGATCAGCCACCAGCGACGCGTCATGCCCCAGTGTGGCCTGAGCGCCTGAAGGATGCATTCGACTCATGGCTTGACGTGTTGGGTGAGCATTCATGCTCGAAGGGATGACCTGGGCGCAGGCGCTCCCACCAAGCGTTCATCCGTTCATGACGGATGGCAGGGTCTTTCACCAGGCGATGACGTTTCCGACACCCCAAAGCCACAGGAAGCGGTCATCCGGTTCCGGAAGGCGCGCCCCACCATCTCGAATCAGAGCTCCACCCGGCACCCCTTCAGGGCCCAGGATTTCAACGTTTTCCACCACGACCAGGTCAAACTGAGCTGTACAGTGCGCTTCGGCCGACACACAAATTTTCCGCGAGATTGACCAAGAGGGCGTCACCCGCTACATGGCTGGGCAAGGTGTCCAGCTCGACACCATCCTTTGAATCTCTAGGGGAACCCAGACTGCCACATGATCCGGAAACCCGACGAAGATGGCGGTGGTGCACCGGTCACCTGTGCTGATCAAGCATTCCTCAGGCGGTGGCCACAGGATGAAAGCGCACTTTGAAGACGTCCTGGACGCGCCGCTTCCGCCGCCGGCTGCTGATCATGGACAACCCGGTTCATCGGCCATACAGCGGACCCGTGGACTGACAACGCTCCCCGTGGTCAGCTCTCGTATCGAGGGCTTGACTGGAGATCGGGCGGAGCGAAATCCCCGGATTGCGGATCAGCCTGGCACCGGCCATCAGCAGTGCCAGTGCGCTTGCCCATACGACCCAGTTGCCGTACAGCACGAAGGGCGTGCGAATTGTCGAGAGATCAAAGGTGACCCGGTAGGCGCCCCGCGCGCCCCGGGGCGCGCGAAACCGGACCTGGCCCCAGGGGTCAATGACTGCGCTGACCCCGTCGTTCCCGGCGCGCAGCAGAAACCGCCGGGTTTCGATGGCGCGCAGGCGGCCCATCTGAAAATGCTGTTCGGCCCCTGCCCCCTGCCCAAACCACGCGTCGTTGGAGAGCACAACGAGCAGGTTGGCTCCGGCCCGCACGGCCTGCCGACTGAGCTGCCCAAACACGGACTCGTAGCAAATGCTCACCCCCGCGCGCAGGTCCCGCACGGGCAGCACGTTCAGCAGCCTTCCAGGGGTCAGGCTGGTGTACCCGGCCATCCCCAGGCTCCTCAAGACAGGGGTATAGAGCCCCCCCAGCACACCTGAGAAAGGCAAACGCTCCCCGAATGGCACCAGGACGCGTTTGTCCTGCCGCCCCGTGACCTCGCCGTCCACACCGTAGGCGCTGTTGCGCGCCTGGCCGGGCACATCGCCCGGGGCACCGAGCAGCAGGGGAACGCCCAGGCCCCGGAGGGCGGGCAGCACCCCCGGATCGGAGGCGGGCAGCGGACTCGCCGTCTCCGGCCACACGGCCAGGTCCGCTTCCCCTGAACGCAGAGCGCGCCGCGTCAGATCAAGGTAAATCTGGAACTCATTGAGGGTGCGCCCCTGGGCCTTGAGGCGCGGATCGATCGCCCCCTGCACGAGCACAGCGGTCCGGGGAGCGGGCGTGATGGGGGGCGTGACTTCCCGGCCCCACACGAGGCCAGCGCCCCAGACCGCCAGCCCCATCAGGAGAACAGGAGGACGGCTGCCCCCCAGACCGGCCAGGACGCTGGCGGTTCCGGTCACCAGCAGCGTGAGAAGCGCGGCCCCACCGATGCTGGCGAGCTGGGCCAGTGGGGTCTGGATCAGGGCGTACCCGGGCGCGCCCCACGGGAAGGCCAGGGGACCTTGGGTGCGCAGCGCCTCGAGCAGGACCCAGGCAAGGGGCAGAGCGAGCAGGGTGCGGGGGCCGAAGGCCACCCGGGTAAGGGTCAGGGGCACTGCCCAAGTCAGCGCCGCAGCGGGCAGGACGAGCACGGTGAGGAGCCCACCCAGGGGCCCCAGCACGGCCGCCATGCTGATGGGCAGCCAGGCGAGGTGCACACCGAAAAAGGCCAGGGCGAACGCGAACGCATGCCGGAAAGCGCCCCACCCGGCCGTGCTGTGGGCCAGACGGTGGTGCAGCATCGCCAGCGGGAGTGGAGCGAGCACGGCCAACGGTGACGGCAGGAACATCAGGCCCAGCATCACGCCGCCCAAGGCGTCCCCCAGCCAAGGGGGAGGGTTGAGTCGGGAACTCCACAAGGCAACACGGTCGTTCACGCGCCGCACCCTACGGGAGTCGTGTTCAGATGCGGTAAAGCTTTACACGACGCCAACACGTCCCACCTAAGCTCGCGGTGGAGGAACCTGACATGTCCACCCGCCCTTGCCCGCCCGCTTCCCTGCCGTCCACCCAGCTGGGGTCCACGTGACCTCGCCACGTCCCCGCCGCAGACGGGCGGGTCCTTGGCTGGGGACAGTCCTGCTGATTCTGACGGTGCTGGGCTCGGCCTAGCTCGCCCGCTCATTGTCAGCGTCGGACATTTTCTCGTGTGGGTGCAGCAATTTCGCTGGGATGTGCGGAGCGATCCATTGGGTGAGGCGCGTTACTGCGGCTGAAAGCGGGAGGAAAGTGAGATCGAGAGGGCTCATGAGCCCTCTCCCTAGCGCCTTTCTAGCCGCCCTTGTCAACCCCTATTCGCGGTAATTTATTGCTCCCGCTGGACATTGGCATCCGTCAGGTGACGAGGGCGTTGAATGTACCGGATCCGCTGCCAGGCTGTCACGAGCTTCGCCTTCAGGAAGGAGACCGAGCGGGCACAGCAGTTGCCCAGCACATTCCGCTTCACATACGCCCACACCAGCTCGATTGGGTTCAACTCCGGGGCGTACGGTGGCAAAAACACCAAAGACAGGCGTTTTACTGTTCCAGAGATGGTTTATGGCGAATCAGCCTCGGCGGGACGTGTCGTCCCACAACGCGGCGCGGAATTTCTGGCCCTCCCGGGGTGCGGTCCCATAAACAGACGCCGACAGCACACGGTGTGCTGTCGGCGTCCGGCCCCTCGCTTACGCGGGGCTCAGGGCGCGCACAAGATCCGTCAGCAGTTCCTCGGCCTTCTCGTACCCCGGGCGCAGGTACACCATGCCAAACGTGGTCCAGTCCTGCACGGCCGCCACCTCCTGATCATTGTCGTGCAGCTTCAGGTGCGGGTACAGGCCGTACTCGACGTAGCAGCCGTACCCGTCCGCCACGGTTTCCAGGGCGTGGGTGTTCTCGTCTGTCCAGGTCAGCACGAACGGCAGGGCGAAGCAGGGCTTGCCGCATGAGCCGCCCATGCCAACCAGCGGCAGGCCAGCCACGGTGGGGGTCTCGTCCCGCAGGCGGGTGCGGTCCAGGAAGGCGAAGCGGTCACGGGCCACGTCCCGGCTGGGGAGTTTCTGAGCAGCAATCCAGGGGCCAACCGTCAATTTGGGCATACGAATCTCCAGGGAAGAAGGGGGAGGGCCAGGGTCAGGCGGTGTGGCGTCACGGCGCGGTGCTCTCCGGAGCGTCCTCCGGCTGAAGGGTAACGGTCAGGTCGCGCAGCAACGTGTCCGCGAGGGGGTACTCCGCCCGCACGTACACCACCCCGAACGGCGTCCAGTCCTGCACGGCGAGCAGTTCGCGGTCGTCCACCCGCCGTTTGAGGTGCGCGAGCTGGCCATACTCGACGTAACAGAAGTGCTGCTCGGCCAGGTGTTCGAGTCGGTCCAGCGCCGCTTCGGTCCAGGTCAGCGGGTATGGCAGGGCGAACGCGGGTTTCCCGCAGGAACTGCCGACCCCCAGAAACGTCAGGCCCTGCTCGGCGTCCACCGCGGCGCGCATCTGGGCCCGCTCCAGGAAGCTGCGCCGGCACTGGGCGTGCTTGGCATGCCGCCGCAAATTCTGCATCAGGGCCGCGACCTTCAGTTTCGCCATGGCACGTCACCTCCGTTCAGGCGGACGCGGCCCTCACCGTCCCGGCACGAACCGGGGCGGGGTCGGGGTTCACGGGTGGGCGGAAGCCGCGCAGGCGCAGGGCGTTGGTCAGCACGAACACGCTGGAAAAGCCCATCGCGGCAGCCGCCAGGACCGGACTGAGGAGGAGGCCAAAGGCGGGGTACAGCACGCCAGCCGCGACTGGAATCAGGATGATGTTGTACGCGAACGCCCAGAAGAGGTTGAGCTTGATGTTGCGCAGGGTGGCGCGGCTCAGGGCGAAGGCGTTCGGCACGCCGCGCAGGTCGCCGCTCATCAGGATCACGTCGGCGGTTTCCACCGCCACGTCCGTGCCCGTGCCGATGGCCAGGCCCACGTCCGCCTGGGCGAGGGCCGGCGCGTCATTGATGCCGTCTCCGACGAAGGCGACCTTCTGGCCCCCAGCCTGCAGGGCCTTCACCGCGTCACTCTTCCCGCTGGGCAGCACTTCGGCCAGCACTTCATCGATGCCCAGCTGCCGGGCAATCGCATGCGCGGTGCGGGTGTTGTCCCCAGTGATCATGGCGACCTTCAGGCCCTGGGCGTGCAGGGCGCGCACCGCCTCCAGACTCCCGTCCTTGATGGGGTCGGCCACCGCGATCACGGCCGCGAGCTGACCGTCAATCGCCGCGAACAGCGGGCTTTTGCCTTCATCGCCCAGCCGTTCGGCCTGCGCCGTGAAGGCGGCCGTGTCGAGGTTCAGGCGGGTCATGTAGCGGTCGGCGCCCACTTGCACCAGGTGGCCGTCTACCCGGGCTTCCAGGCCGAATCCAGGCACCGCTTCGAAGTGCTCGGGATGAACCAGGGCAACGCCTTCTTTCTTCGCGGCGTCCACGATGGCGCGGGCGATCGGGTGTTCACTCTGCTCTTCCGCTGCGGCGACCAGGCGCAGGACGTCGTTTCGGGTAAAGGCGTCTGTTGTCACCAGGTCGGTCAGCTCAGGCTTGCCTTTGGTCAAGGTGCCGGTCTTGTCCACCGCGACGACCTGCACGTCCTGCAGCCCTTCCAGGGCGCCGCCCCCTTTGAAGAGGACGCCCAGCTCGGCCGCCTTGCCGGTGCCCACCATGATGCTGGTCGGTGTGGCCAGGCCCATCGCGCAGGGGCAGGCGATAATCAGGACCGCAACCGTGGTGATCAGGGCGAAGGAGAGGGCGGTCTGCCCGCCGAAAATCAGCCAGAGCAAGAAGGTCAGGGCCGCGATGCCCAGCACGACGGGGACGAAGACGGCGACGACCCTGTCCGCGAGGCCCTGGATGGGGGGTCTGCTGCCCTGCGCGGTTTCCACCAACTTGATGAT is from Deinococcus arcticus and encodes:
- the lnt gene encoding apolipoprotein N-acyltransferase; this encodes MMLGLMFLPSPLAVLAPLPLAMLHHRLAHSTAGWGAFRHAFAFALAFFGVHLAWLPISMAAVLGPLGGLLTVLVLPAAALTWAVPLTLTRVAFGPRTLLALPLAWVLLEALRTQGPLAFPWGAPGYALIQTPLAQLASIGGAALLTLLVTGTASVLAGLGGSRPPVLLMGLAVWGAGLVWGREVTPPITPAPRTAVLVQGAIDPRLKAQGRTLNEFQIYLDLTRRALRSGEADLAVWPETASPLPASDPGVLPALRGLGVPLLLGAPGDVPGQARNSAYGVDGEVTGRQDKRVLVPFGERLPFSGVLGGLYTPVLRSLGMAGYTSLTPGRLLNVLPVRDLRAGVSICYESVFGQLSRQAVRAGANLLVVLSNDAWFGQGAGAEQHFQMGRLRAIETRRFLLRAGNDGVSAVIDPWGQVRFRAPRGARGAYRVTFDLSTIRTPFVLYGNWVVWASALALLMAGARLIRNPGISLRPISSQALDTRADHGERCQSTGPLYGR
- a CDS encoding heavy metal translocating P-type ATPase, translated to MTHTIELGIQGMTCASCVGRVERGLKKVDGVQDATVNLATERATVTYDPALTGPDALLAKIKDVGYEPLVSTTELGIQGMTCASCVGRVERALKKVDGVLSASVNLATERASVTYLPSSVSPGQLKAAIREAGYEVLEAQAGLSREDQEREARAQEVDHLRRQVLFSTVFALPLLLIAMVPMVIPAVNAWLMATFGHGVMGTLNWIMLALALPIQFGPGRRFYRLGWKSLKNKSPDMNALVMIGTTAAFVYSLVATVAPGIFPDGTAHVYYEASGVVITLILLGKFFEAVAKGRSSEAMKKLLSLQAKTARVVRGGQELEVSTDEVLVGDLISVRPGEKIPVDGEVVSGNSFVDESMITGEPIPVSKQTGAPVVGGTINQNGALSFRATKIGADTALAQIIKLVETAQGSRPPIQGLADRVVAVFVPVVLGIAALTFLLWLIFGGQTALSFALITTVAVLIIACPCAMGLATPTSIMVGTGKAAELGVLFKGGGALEGLQDVQVVAVDKTGTLTKGKPELTDLVTTDAFTRNDVLRLVAAAEEQSEHPIARAIVDAAKKEGVALVHPEHFEAVPGFGLEARVDGHLVQVGADRYMTRLNLDTAAFTAQAERLGDEGKSPLFAAIDGQLAAVIAVADPIKDGSLEAVRALHAQGLKVAMITGDNTRTAHAIARQLGIDEVLAEVLPSGKSDAVKALQAGGQKVAFVGDGINDAPALAQADVGLAIGTGTDVAVETADVILMSGDLRGVPNAFALSRATLRNIKLNLFWAFAYNIILIPVAAGVLYPAFGLLLSPVLAAAAMGFSSVFVLTNALRLRGFRPPVNPDPAPVRAGTVRAASA